From Sphingobium sp. RAC03, a single genomic window includes:
- a CDS encoding ABC transporter substrate-binding protein, whose translation MMILRSLALATCLLCLALPGAAAERGGAAPQRPQRIVSLNLCSDQLVLALADRGQIAGLTSNVRDPEMSAAAEAARGLPMLRGTSEEVLAARPDLVIGLPARGHPALAPFKRLPFRTLDLQSAENYASILASIRQVAQAVGHPARGEALIARMEADLARLPRPARAPVAAYYQRRGYLTGSGTLIDDLLVRTGVTNLATRLGKPALSQMSLEEMVASQPDYLIIESATQKVTDQGTEMLHHPALRSIPRIAIPQAWTVCGGPAYVQAAQAIARAVKPR comes from the coding sequence ATGATGATCTTGCGCTCGCTTGCCCTTGCCACCTGCCTGTTGTGCCTTGCCTTGCCCGGCGCGGCGGCCGAGCGGGGTGGCGCTGCGCCCCAGCGGCCGCAGCGCATCGTGTCGCTGAACCTGTGTTCCGATCAACTGGTGCTGGCGCTGGCCGACCGGGGGCAGATTGCCGGGCTGACCAGCAATGTGCGCGATCCTGAGATGTCGGCGGCGGCAGAGGCGGCGCGCGGCCTGCCGATGCTGCGCGGTACGTCGGAGGAAGTGCTGGCGGCGCGGCCCGATCTGGTGATCGGCCTGCCCGCGCGCGGCCATCCGGCGCTCGCCCCGTTCAAGCGCCTGCCCTTCCGCACGCTCGACCTGCAATCGGCGGAAAATTACGCCAGCATCTTGGCCTCGATCCGGCAGGTGGCGCAGGCGGTGGGGCATCCGGCGCGCGGCGAGGCGCTGATCGCGCGGATGGAGGCGGATCTGGCGCGGCTGCCCCGGCCCGCGCGCGCGCCGGTTGCGGCTTATTATCAGCGGCGCGGCTATCTGACCGGATCGGGCACGTTGATCGATGATCTGCTGGTGCGCACGGGCGTCACCAATCTCGCGACCCGCTTGGGCAAACCCGCTCTGTCGCAGATGAGCCTGGAGGAGATGGTGGCGTCGCAGCCCGATTATCTGATCATCGAAAGCGCGACGCAGAAAGTGACCGATCAGGGCACCGAAATGCTGCACCATCCCGCGCTGCGCAGCATCCCGCGCATCGCCATTCCGCAGGCGTGGACGGTGTGCGGCGGCCCCGCCTATGTGCAGGCGGCGCAGGCGATCGCCCGCGCGGTCAAGCCGCGCTGA
- a CDS encoding TonB-dependent receptor plug domain-containing protein — protein MVKHGISLLALSAASPVFAQAPEQISDLSGNSTPIIVTASRVTSEAREIGSAVSIITRADIQRNQILFLKDILQDAPGVQTTADRPGQLTSVRIRGSNNNEILWLIDGIELGDPSAISTQFQADHLTSRDIDRVEILRGNQSSLYGSDAVGGVINIITQRATEEGLQVNAEAEAGSYGMRSGGASLLGKSGALDFRLTATGYRHDGPSLADPRTASPAGSATEKDEYRRYGFSGRVGYQATETLSLQAIGYWFDAFSDLDNTTSDSDDTAKTRDYAAAGQASYKSLDGQFTADLTASRYAARRRYFGTWNRAEGDLFRGTKDELTLALAYGGTGPISLAAGGNYEREKTTQITSFSGAFPARVNTRSAYAEIALRPVDGLTLTGAARVDDNSRFGTFDTYRGTLAYALGALKLRASYGTGAKAPGLYQLFDPTYGNPDLEVETSRGGDIGFDLALAEGLTAQVSYFFTRKTNEINFDGSRPPFGGYGQFGRTRAEGIEVGVTAQPLPWLGLSQTYGYTDHELDSDMDGTYVNSGRPRYTGTTSVILTPAERASMTARVRYHDGDASGFGGATQAYTVVDLLASYGITDRVELYGRVINLFDKWYQVSYGTQTLGLSAYGGVRLSF, from the coding sequence ATGGTTAAACACGGCATATCCCTGCTGGCGCTTAGCGCTGCCAGCCCCGTTTTCGCCCAGGCCCCCGAACAGATTTCGGACCTGAGCGGCAACAGCACCCCCATCATCGTCACCGCCTCGCGCGTCACCAGCGAAGCGCGCGAAATCGGCAGCGCGGTGTCGATCATCACCCGTGCCGATATTCAGCGCAACCAGATCCTCTTCCTGAAAGACATATTGCAGGACGCGCCCGGCGTGCAGACGACGGCCGACCGGCCCGGCCAGTTGACCAGCGTCCGCATCCGGGGATCGAACAATAATGAGATTCTCTGGCTGATCGACGGCATTGAGCTCGGTGATCCCAGCGCGATCAGCACCCAGTTCCAGGCCGATCACCTGACCAGCCGCGACATCGACCGGGTCGAAATTCTGCGCGGCAATCAAAGCTCGCTCTATGGGTCGGACGCGGTCGGCGGCGTCATCAACATCATCACCCAGCGCGCGACCGAAGAGGGGCTGCAGGTCAATGCCGAAGCCGAAGCCGGTTCCTATGGCATGCGCAGCGGCGGCGCATCCTTGCTGGGCAAGAGCGGGGCGCTCGATTTCCGCCTGACCGCCACCGGCTATCGCCATGACGGCCCCTCGCTCGCCGATCCCCGCACCGCCAGCCCCGCAGGGTCGGCCACCGAAAAGGACGAATATCGCCGCTACGGCTTTAGCGGCCGGGTCGGCTATCAGGCGACCGAAACCTTGTCGCTGCAAGCGATCGGCTATTGGTTCGATGCCTTCAGCGATCTCGACAATACGACGTCCGACAGCGACGATACCGCCAAAACACGCGACTATGCCGCCGCGGGCCAGGCCAGCTACAAGAGCCTGGACGGCCAGTTCACCGCTGACCTGACCGCCAGCCGCTACGCCGCGCGCCGCCGCTATTTCGGCACCTGGAACCGGGCCGAAGGCGACCTGTTCCGTGGCACCAAAGACGAGTTGACCCTGGCGCTCGCCTATGGCGGGACCGGCCCGATCAGCCTCGCCGCAGGCGGCAATTATGAGCGGGAGAAGACCACGCAGATCACCAGCTTTTCCGGTGCCTTCCCCGCCCGCGTCAACACGCGGTCGGCCTATGCCGAAATCGCGCTGCGGCCGGTCGACGGCCTCACGCTGACCGGCGCGGCGCGGGTCGATGACAATAGCCGCTTCGGCACGTTCGACACCTATCGCGGCACGCTGGCTTATGCGTTGGGCGCGCTCAAGCTGCGCGCCAGTTATGGCACCGGGGCCAAGGCGCCGGGTCTCTATCAATTGTTCGACCCCACCTATGGCAATCCAGACCTTGAAGTCGAGACCAGCCGGGGCGGCGACATCGGCTTCGACCTCGCGCTGGCCGAAGGGCTGACGGCGCAGGTCAGCTATTTCTTCACCCGCAAGACGAACGAGATTAATTTCGACGGCAGCCGTCCGCCCTTTGGCGGCTATGGCCAGTTCGGCCGCACCCGCGCGGAGGGGATCGAAGTCGGCGTCACCGCCCAGCCGCTCCCCTGGCTCGGTCTCAGCCAGACCTATGGCTATACCGACCATGAGCTGGATAGCGACATGGACGGCACCTATGTCAACAGCGGCCGCCCGCGCTATACCGGCACCACATCGGTCATCCTGACCCCGGCCGAACGCGCATCGATGACCGCGCGGGTCCGCTATCATGACGGCGACGCGTCGGGCTTTGGCGGCGCGACCCAGGCCTATACGGTGGTCGACCTGCTCGCCTCCTACGGCATCACCGACCGGGTCGAGTTGTATGGCCGCGTCATCAACCTGTTCGATAAATGGTATCAGGTCAGCTACGGCACCCAGACGCTCGGCCTGTCAGCCTATGGCGGCGTGCGCCTGAGCTTCTGA
- a CDS encoding ribose-phosphate pyrophosphokinase gives MKLMTGNSNKPLAAAIADYIEIPLTDASVRRFADEEVFVEIHENVRGEDVFVLQSTSYPTNDNLMELLIMIDALKRASAKRITAVVPYFGYARQDRKPGPRTPISAKLVANLITKAGADRVLSVDLHAGQIQGFFDIPTDNLFGAPAMSADIQARFGDRNLMVVSPDVGGVVRARALAKRLDNAPLAIVDKRRERAGESEVMNIIGDVAGRFCVLIDDIVDSAGTLCNAASALKAAGAEDVVAYVSHGVLSGGAVARVDASDLLELVITDTIQGTEAVNTAKKVRHLPIAPLLGEAIKRIADESSVSSLFD, from the coding sequence ATGAAGCTCATGACCGGCAATTCGAACAAGCCGCTCGCGGCCGCCATCGCCGACTATATCGAAATTCCCCTGACCGACGCCAGCGTCCGCCGCTTCGCCGATGAGGAAGTGTTCGTGGAAATCCACGAAAATGTCCGGGGCGAAGATGTGTTCGTGCTGCAATCGACCAGCTATCCCACCAACGACAATCTGATGGAATTGCTGATCATGATCGATGCGCTGAAACGCGCGTCAGCCAAGCGAATCACTGCCGTCGTCCCCTATTTCGGCTATGCCCGGCAGGACCGCAAGCCCGGCCCCCGCACCCCGATCAGCGCCAAGCTGGTCGCCAATCTGATCACCAAGGCGGGCGCCGACCGCGTCCTGTCGGTCGATCTGCATGCGGGCCAGATCCAGGGCTTCTTCGACATTCCGACCGACAATCTGTTCGGTGCGCCGGCCATGTCGGCGGATATTCAGGCGCGCTTTGGCGACCGCAACCTGATGGTCGTGTCGCCCGACGTCGGCGGCGTGGTGCGCGCGCGGGCGCTGGCCAAGCGGCTCGACAACGCGCCGCTCGCGATCGTCGACAAGCGCCGTGAGCGCGCGGGCGAATCGGAAGTGATGAACATCATTGGCGATGTCGCCGGGCGTTTCTGCGTCCTGATCGACGATATCGTCGATTCGGCGGGCACGCTCTGCAACGCAGCCTCCGCGCTCAAGGCCGCCGGGGCCGAGGATGTCGTCGCCTATGTCAGCCATGGCGTGCTGTCGGGCGGGGCGGTTGCGCGCGTCGATGCGTCCGACCTGCTGGAACTGGTGATTACCGACACGATCCAGGGGACCGAGGCGGTCAACACCGCCAAGAAGGTCCGCCACCTGCCCATCGCCCCGCTGCTGGGCGAAGCGATCAAGCGCATTGCCGATGAAAGCTCGGTGTCCAGCCTGTTCGACTGA
- a CDS encoding NAD+ synthase yields the protein MTDKLVIALAQMTQSVGDLAANADAMLEWRARAMDADLIVYPELQLIGYPPEDLVLKPALVERANQELDRLAQATGDGGPAMLVGTVVAAQGVLFNVVALLEDGAVTAIRQKRELPNYGTFDEKRLFAPGPLPAPIDFKGVKIGVPICEDIWFPFVTAHLKAQGADLLISPNGSPYEVDKDDRRTNGVAGTRVRETNLPLAYLNRVGGQDELVFDGASFVMNADLSIAHQLPDWDEALVLTTWEKQAGQWVCLPGDRHVLDDRPADIYNAMVLGLRDYVNRNRFPGVVLGLSGGIDSALSAAVAVDALGADRVWCVMMPSRFTSQESLDDAVACARLLGVRYDSIPIEPAVGAFDTMLGEVFAERQRDLTEENIQSRIRGVTLMALSNKFGHMLLTTGNKSEMSVGYATIYGDMAGGYSVLKDAYKTTVFDLCRWRNEHVPTLGEGFGPTGPVMPERVISKPPSAELRADQRDDDSLPPYEVLDPILYGLVEEELSVEQLVARGFERETVARIERLLYVAEYKRRQSPPGVKLGTRNFGRDRRYPITNAFRTL from the coding sequence ATGACCGACAAACTCGTGATCGCCCTTGCCCAGATGACCCAGTCGGTGGGCGACCTTGCCGCCAATGCCGACGCGATGCTGGAATGGCGGGCGCGGGCGATGGATGCGGACCTGATCGTCTATCCCGAATTGCAGCTGATCGGCTATCCGCCCGAAGATCTGGTATTGAAGCCCGCGCTGGTCGAACGCGCCAATCAGGAACTGGACCGGCTGGCGCAGGCGACCGGCGATGGCGGCCCGGCGATGCTGGTCGGCACCGTGGTCGCGGCGCAGGGCGTGTTGTTCAACGTCGTCGCGCTGCTGGAAGACGGCGCGGTCACCGCCATCCGCCAGAAGCGCGAGCTGCCCAATTACGGCACCTTCGATGAAAAGCGCCTGTTCGCGCCCGGCCCGCTGCCTGCGCCCATCGACTTCAAGGGCGTCAAGATCGGCGTGCCGATCTGCGAGGACATCTGGTTCCCCTTCGTCACCGCGCATCTGAAGGCGCAGGGCGCGGACCTATTGATCAGCCCCAATGGCAGCCCGTATGAGGTCGACAAGGATGACCGCCGCACCAATGGCGTCGCGGGGACGCGCGTGCGCGAGACCAATCTGCCGCTTGCCTATCTCAACCGCGTCGGCGGGCAGGATGAACTGGTGTTCGACGGCGCCTCCTTCGTGATGAACGCCGACCTGTCGATCGCGCACCAGCTGCCCGACTGGGACGAGGCGCTGGTGCTGACGACATGGGAGAAGCAGGCGGGGCAGTGGGTCTGCCTGCCCGGCGATCGCCATGTCCTGGATGACCGGCCCGCCGACATCTACAATGCGATGGTGCTGGGCCTGCGCGACTATGTGAACCGCAACCGTTTTCCCGGCGTCGTGCTGGGCCTGTCGGGCGGGATCGACAGTGCGCTATCGGCCGCCGTCGCGGTCGATGCGCTGGGCGCGGACCGGGTGTGGTGCGTGATGATGCCCTCGCGCTTCACCAGTCAGGAGAGCCTGGACGATGCCGTCGCCTGCGCGCGGCTGCTGGGCGTGCGTTATGACAGCATCCCCATCGAACCGGCGGTCGGCGCGTTCGACACGATGCTGGGCGAGGTGTTCGCGGAGCGCCAGCGCGACCTTACCGAAGAGAATATCCAGTCGCGCATCCGGGGCGTGACGCTGATGGCGCTCAGCAACAAGTTCGGCCACATGCTGCTGACCACCGGCAACAAAAGCGAGATGTCGGTCGGCTATGCCACCATCTATGGCGATATGGCGGGCGGCTATTCGGTGTTGAAGGACGCCTATAAGACGACGGTGTTTGACCTCTGCCGTTGGCGCAACGAACATGTTCCGACGCTGGGCGAAGGCTTTGGTCCCACCGGCCCGGTGATGCCGGAGCGGGTGATCAGCAAGCCGCCCAGCGCCGAACTGCGCGCCGACCAGCGCGACGACGACAGCCTGCCGCCTTATGAAGTGCTGGACCCGATCCTCTACGGCCTGGTCGAGGAGGAATTGTCGGTCGAGCAACTGGTCGCGCGCGGCTTCGAGCGCGAGACCGTCGCGCGGATCGAGCGGCTGCTCTATGTCGCCGAATATAAGCGCCGCCAGTCGCCCCCCGGCGTGAAGCTTGGCACCCGCAATTTCGGCCGCGACCGCCGCTATCCGATCACCAATGCGTTTCGCACGCTCTAG
- the gltX gene encoding glutamate--tRNA ligase, giving the protein MTVITRFAPSPTGHLHVGNIRAALHNWLFAQKSGGQFLLRLDDTDLERSRPEYADAIRADLQWLGLSWDAEAKQSERFALYESRFEALRAAGQVYPAYETQQELELRRKVLLGRGLPPVYDRGALSLTPDQIAAYDAEGRRPHWRFKLDHEQPIVWTDLIRGEQRFDPKLLSDPVIRRADGSWLYMLPSVIDDIDMGVTHVLRGEDHVSNTATQIQMFAALGAPLPAFAHEALLTGAEGKLSKRLGSLGVAHFRELGLEPMAIASLLARLGSSQSVEPFADMAPLIDSFDFTHFGRAPARFDEAELAGLNQKIVHLLPYDAVAARLPDGMDAPAWDAIRPNLETVAGAADWWRIVTGPVDAPAPDSEDQAFLIAAHRLLAELPFDAAIWRTLTEALKGETGRKGKTLFLPLRRALTGLDHGPDMSLLLPLIGQDEALRRLQP; this is encoded by the coding sequence ATGACCGTCATCACCCGTTTCGCGCCGTCCCCCACCGGCCATCTCCATGTCGGCAATATCCGCGCCGCGCTCCACAACTGGCTGTTCGCGCAAAAGTCCGGCGGGCAATTCCTGCTGCGGCTGGACGATACCGACCTCGAACGCTCGCGCCCCGAATATGCCGATGCGATCCGCGCCGACCTGCAATGGCTCGGCCTGAGCTGGGACGCGGAGGCCAAACAGTCCGAACGGTTCGCGCTGTATGAAAGCCGGTTCGAAGCGCTGCGCGCGGCGGGCCAGGTCTATCCGGCCTATGAAACGCAGCAGGAACTGGAATTGCGGCGCAAGGTGCTGTTGGGGCGCGGGTTGCCGCCGGTCTATGATCGCGGCGCGCTGAGCCTGACGCCGGACCAGATCGCCGCCTATGACGCCGAGGGCCGCCGCCCGCATTGGCGCTTCAAGCTGGACCATGAGCAGCCGATCGTCTGGACCGACCTCATCCGCGGCGAACAGCGGTTCGACCCCAAATTACTGTCCGATCCAGTGATCCGCCGCGCCGATGGCAGTTGGCTTTATATGCTCCCGTCGGTGATCGATGACATCGACATGGGCGTCACCCACGTCCTGCGCGGCGAAGATCATGTGTCCAACACCGCGACCCAGATCCAGATGTTCGCCGCGCTCGGCGCACCGCTTCCCGCCTTCGCGCATGAGGCGCTGCTGACCGGGGCGGAGGGCAAACTGTCCAAGCGGCTGGGGTCGCTGGGCGTCGCCCATTTCCGCGAACTGGGGCTGGAGCCCATGGCGATCGCATCGCTGCTGGCGCGGCTCGGCAGCAGCCAGTCGGTCGAGCCGTTCGCCGACATGGCACCGCTGATCGACAGCTTCGATTTCACCCATTTCGGCCGCGCGCCCGCGCGCTTCGATGAGGCAGAACTGGCGGGGTTGAACCAGAAGATCGTGCATCTCCTGCCCTATGACGCGGTCGCCGCGCGGCTACCCGACGGCATGGACGCCCCGGCATGGGACGCGATCCGCCCCAATCTGGAGACGGTGGCGGGCGCAGCCGACTGGTGGCGGATCGTCACCGGCCCCGTCGATGCCCCCGCGCCGGACTCCGAAGACCAGGCCTTCCTGATCGCCGCGCACCGCCTGCTGGCCGAGCTGCCCTTCGACGCGGCCATCTGGCGCACGCTGACGGAGGCGCTCAAGGGCGAAACCGGCCGCAAGGGCAAGACCCTCTTCCTCCCCCTGCGCCGCGCGCTGACGGGCCTCGATCACGGCCCGGACATGAGCCTGCTGCTGCCGCTGATCGGCCAGGACGAAGCGCTGCGCCGCCTCCAGCCCTGA
- a CDS encoding CopG family ribbon-helix-helix protein has translation MGESTFTFRVDDTLKSAFADAAKAHDRTGAQLIRDFMRDYVAGERRAADHDAWFREQVQVGLDSANAGRLVSDDDVEQEAEAWRNETRARMAGRA, from the coding sequence ATGGGCGAGTCCACCTTTACCTTCCGGGTCGATGATACCCTTAAAAGCGCCTTTGCCGACGCGGCGAAGGCGCATGATCGCACCGGAGCACAACTCATCCGCGATTTCATGCGCGACTATGTGGCGGGCGAACGCCGAGCGGCTGACCATGACGCATGGTTCCGGGAGCAGGTGCAGGTCGGGCTGGATTCGGCCAATGCCGGACGTCTGGTCTCTGACGACGACGTCGAACAGGAAGCGGAGGCATGGCGGAACGAGACGCGGGCTAGGATGGCTGGCAGGGCGTGA
- a CDS encoding type II toxin-antitoxin system RelE/ParE family toxin has protein sequence MKLAWTLEAGQDRRHIRTYIAKENPAAALTLDALFTKKARNLVNHPAIARPGRVTGTYELVVHRNYILVYDVADDLVRILRLLHARRQWPPIAGITDQAETPNE, from the coding sequence GTGAAGCTCGCCTGGACGCTTGAGGCAGGCCAAGACCGGCGGCACATACGCACCTACATCGCCAAGGAAAATCCAGCGGCCGCCCTGACGCTGGATGCATTGTTCACGAAGAAAGCGCGCAATCTGGTCAACCATCCCGCAATCGCACGCCCAGGCCGTGTGACAGGGACATACGAGCTAGTGGTGCATCGCAACTATATCCTGGTTTACGATGTCGCCGACGATCTGGTGCGCATCCTGCGCTTGCTCCATGCGCGCCGCCAGTGGCCGCCGATCGCTGGCATCACGGATCAAGCGGAAACCCCGAATGAATGA
- a CDS encoding imm11 family protein, whose amino-acid sequence MAWFFSTEYKDRDTGTDWTPEVERIASEHERFRAIGAQLAQDIEARYLAGPRDRNSPGYPWFGSSDVPRMLDGWPWQIPDRPFVDQFKEQQGDLVDIVSTSFTTYAISQRVIDMIEAIEPNVHQYLPYQMLQPDSSVHPDKRWLLNVCTRAEVVDIERSNVQWAKPPSDRWFIDAPGERRLLVKAKEARSRAIWSEWRYNGAQTTLISDALWNALQASGVRGWQPHFAYSRHIEEV is encoded by the coding sequence ATGGCTTGGTTTTTCTCGACGGAATACAAGGATCGCGACACCGGAACGGATTGGACACCGGAAGTCGAGCGTATTGCATCCGAGCATGAGCGATTCCGCGCGATCGGCGCTCAACTGGCACAAGACATTGAAGCTCGTTACTTGGCGGGGCCGCGTGATCGCAATTCCCCCGGCTATCCTTGGTTTGGTTCGAGCGACGTTCCGCGAATGCTCGATGGCTGGCCTTGGCAAATCCCCGACCGGCCTTTTGTCGACCAATTTAAAGAACAACAGGGCGATTTGGTCGATATTGTCAGCACCAGCTTTACAACCTACGCAATTTCACAACGCGTTATCGACATGATCGAAGCGATTGAGCCAAATGTGCATCAGTATCTGCCCTATCAGATGCTACAGCCCGACAGCAGCGTTCATCCCGATAAACGCTGGCTGCTGAACGTCTGCACCCGCGCCGAAGTAGTCGATATTGAGCGGTCGAATGTGCAATGGGCGAAGCCGCCTAGCGATCGGTGGTTCATCGACGCTCCGGGCGAGCGTCGTTTGCTTGTGAAGGCGAAGGAAGCTCGATCCCGCGCGATTTGGTCTGAGTGGCGATATAATGGCGCTCAGACCACCCTGATTAGCGACGCACTATGGAACGCCCTCCAAGCCTCCGGCGTGCGTGGCTGGCAACCGCATTTTGCGTATTCGCGGCACATAGAGGAAGTCTAA
- a CDS encoding esterase/lipase family protein: MPPYAQTVSSFWKDRFASGPAAPVRPSLSHLLGNLSLPRDLARTQAQADALAQQIKGDGRSILLIPGLLASERRMDAMRQILTAAGYAAHDWAMGRNYGPKPGSLDQIDRRVDAIRRAGGGPVTLVGWSLGGLYAREYAKYATHKVGGVVTLGTPFSGDPRANHAWRLYQLVSGFPVDKPPFPCTREVKPPVPTVALWSQRDGVILPECAKGRSGERDKAIEVDCTHMGFAAAPEGILGVAKALESMRA; encoded by the coding sequence GTGCCACCTTACGCTCAAACCGTCAGCAGTTTTTGGAAAGATCGTTTCGCATCGGGGCCAGCCGCGCCGGTGCGGCCGTCCTTGTCGCATCTGCTCGGCAACCTGTCGCTTCCCCGTGACCTTGCCCGGACCCAGGCGCAGGCGGACGCGCTGGCGCAGCAGATCAAGGGCGATGGTCGTTCCATATTGCTGATCCCCGGCTTGCTCGCGTCCGAACGGCGGATGGACGCCATGCGGCAGATTTTGACCGCAGCGGGCTATGCCGCGCATGACTGGGCGATGGGCCGCAATTATGGGCCGAAACCCGGCAGCCTCGACCAGATCGACCGCCGTGTCGATGCCATTCGGCGTGCAGGCGGCGGGCCGGTGACGCTCGTCGGCTGGAGCCTCGGCGGCCTGTATGCGCGCGAATATGCCAAATATGCGACGCACAAGGTCGGCGGCGTGGTGACGCTGGGCACGCCCTTTTCCGGTGACCCGCGCGCCAATCATGCCTGGCGGCTCTATCAGCTCGTATCAGGCTTCCCGGTCGATAAACCGCCCTTCCCCTGCACCCGCGAAGTCAAACCGCCGGTGCCCACGGTCGCATTATGGTCGCAGCGCGATGGCGTGATCCTGCCCGAATGCGCCAAGGGCCGTAGCGGCGAACGCGACAAGGCGATCGAGGTCGATTGTACCCATATGGGCTTTGCCGCCGCGCCCGAAGGCATATTGGGCGTCGCCAAGGCGCTGGAGTCGATGCGCGCATAA
- a CDS encoding uroporphyrinogen-III synthase encodes MRVRGARRLIILRPEPAAGRTADKAARLGFDVLCHPLFAPLPLDWAAPPADGFDALLLTSANTVRLAGARLAAYRALPTYAVGAATAAALQEAGFVDVTCGEGDASAIAARIGADGHRTVLHLAGTMVAPMEAGPLRLTRIAVYTMTSLPPDPALLRDATPGAILLIHSPRAGERLAERIPLDQRSALHIVAISHAALATCGSGWASLSAPHQPVDDDMLALALSLCE; translated from the coding sequence GTGAGGGTTCGAGGGGCGAGACGGCTCATCATCCTGCGCCCCGAACCGGCGGCGGGCAGGACGGCGGACAAAGCCGCGCGCCTGGGCTTCGACGTGCTGTGCCATCCGCTGTTCGCGCCGTTGCCGCTTGATTGGGCCGCGCCCCCGGCCGACGGATTCGACGCGCTGCTGCTGACCAGTGCCAATACGGTGCGGCTCGCCGGAGCGCGACTGGCCGCGTATCGCGCGCTCCCGACCTATGCTGTCGGCGCGGCGACGGCGGCGGCGTTGCAGGAAGCGGGCTTTGTCGACGTGACCTGTGGCGAGGGCGACGCCAGCGCCATTGCCGCCCGGATCGGGGCGGATGGTCATCGCACTGTCCTGCATCTGGCGGGCACCATGGTCGCGCCGATGGAGGCCGGGCCGCTGCGCCTCACCCGGATCGCGGTCTATACGATGACCAGCCTGCCGCCCGACCCGGCGCTGCTGCGTGACGCCACACCCGGCGCTATCCTGCTCATCCATTCGCCGCGTGCAGGCGAGCGGCTGGCCGAACGCATCCCGCTCGACCAGCGGAGCGCGCTGCATATCGTAGCGATCAGCCATGCCGCGCTGGCCACTTGCGGCAGCGGCTGGGCCAGCCTTTCCGCGCCGCACCAGCCGGTCGATGACGACATGCTGGCCCTCGCCCTTTCTTTGTGCGAATGA
- the hemC gene encoding hydroxymethylbilane synthase, with product MYLSDRPLRLGTRGSPLALAQAHMTAHALITAHGWGEDAIEIVTVQTSGDRIQDQALADIGGKALWTKELERALVAQEIDFAVHSMKDVETIRPAIFQIAAMLPRADVRDKLVGVDSFDALPANPVVGTSSPRRAAQVMRLRPDATITLFRGNVATRLAKLAAGEVHATLLAAAGLDRLDQSDVGVTIPIDTMLPAPSQGAVGIEALADNAPLLEVLAVISDVDTTDAVAAERAVLKALGGTCHSPIAALAVVDGDGLYLRAEIISPDGQETVAQETWLARGDDVVAQAIGRALLEQASPALRALFEG from the coding sequence ATGTATTTGTCCGATCGACCGTTGCGCCTTGGCACCAGAGGCTCCCCGCTTGCGCTGGCCCAGGCGCACATGACCGCCCATGCGCTTATCACCGCCCATGGCTGGGGGGAGGATGCGATCGAGATCGTCACCGTCCAGACCAGCGGCGACCGGATCCAGGACCAAGCGCTTGCCGATATTGGCGGCAAGGCGCTGTGGACCAAGGAACTGGAACGCGCATTGGTCGCGCAGGAGATCGACTTCGCCGTCCACAGCATGAAGGATGTCGAAACCATCCGCCCCGCCATCTTCCAGATCGCCGCGATGCTGCCGCGCGCCGATGTGCGGGACAAACTGGTGGGGGTGGACAGTTTCGACGCGCTGCCCGCCAATCCGGTCGTCGGCACCAGTTCGCCGCGCCGCGCCGCGCAGGTCATGCGGCTGCGCCCCGACGCTACCATCACCTTGTTTCGCGGCAATGTCGCCACCCGCCTCGCCAAGTTGGCGGCGGGGGAAGTCCATGCCACGCTGCTGGCGGCGGCGGGCCTAGACCGGCTCGACCAGAGCGATGTCGGCGTGACCATCCCGATCGACACGATGCTGCCCGCCCCGTCGCAGGGCGCGGTGGGGATCGAAGCGCTGGCCGACAATGCGCCACTGCTCGAAGTGCTGGCCGTTATCAGCGATGTCGACACGACCGATGCCGTGGCCGCCGAGCGTGCGGTGTTGAAGGCGCTGGGTGGCACCTGCCATTCGCCGATCGCCGCGCTGGCGGTGGTAGATGGCGATGGGCTATATCTGCGCGCCGAGATCATCAGCCCCGACGGGCAGGAAACGGTGGCCCAGGAAACATGGCTGGCGCGCGGCGACGATGTGGTGGCGCAGGCAATCGGCCGCGCGCTGCTGGAGCAGGCCAGCCCGGCGCTGCGGGCCTTGTTCGAAGGGTGA